The Dyella sp. 2HG41-7 sequence GTATGACGATGGCCCTTGGTCGAACTCGGGGCCTTAGCGCCATGAATATAAGCAACCCGACTGGAATGCCAAGCTCCAGGGCGATCGCACCAATGGTCAAGGTTGTCTCAGTCATGCTCCATCCGCTTAGAGACCGACTATTTGCATTCCGCCCGCTTCGGATCGGCAGTGGACATTACGGCCGCATGATTGCGTAGGTAGAAACCGTACCGTCATTATCAAGCATCACTAGCCTGGACGCAGAAGCACTGATAAGTGCCGTTCCCTCATCGGCGCCATAGCCAATCTTCAGTCGATTGCCGTCAATTTTCCAAACGCGATTAGGTCTGCTATGGGTCGAATGCGGACATTCGAGCGGCAATGAAGCGACTACGACTTGACGATGTGACCGCCCACCATGCCAAGAATCATTTCCCGCGTCAGGCGAATTCCATGAGTCTGACCAGGATTAACAGCGGCTTCGCATTGGCCAGTTTTGATGATATCTAAAAGTCTTGGCCAAAGCAGATGACCTGGTACTAAGGCAAGAGTTGCTTGAGGGGCATTTAGCGACAGTACGAACTCTCGGTGAGTGAA is a genomic window containing:
- a CDS encoding SseB family protein, with product MQPQDYLVDTLQKLRSDPSRVVVLYQQLAEAQFWVLVKAGTEHNVAAMHFLSYPADNKVHELPLFTHREFVLSLNAPQATLALVPGHLLWPRLLDIIKTGQCEAAVNPGQTHGIRLTREMILGMVGGHIVKS